In a single window of the Alphaproteobacteria bacterium LSUCC0684 genome:
- a CDS encoding cupin domain-containing protein has protein sequence MFRELAEGITTHIFAADQSMVSVVRLEPNARGKLHSHPQEQWSLLIEGSATRLQGGEEISVAKGDFWVAPGGVEHGIIAGPEGAVIFDIFAPARPEYTRPGSGFGSGEKNG, from the coding sequence ATGTTTCGTGAACTTGCTGAGGGGATCACCACCCATATTTTTGCGGCGGACCAATCCATGGTTTCCGTCGTCCGGCTTGAACCCAACGCCAGGGGCAAACTGCACAGCCATCCACAGGAGCAATGGAGCCTGCTGATCGAAGGCAGCGCCACCCGATTACAGGGCGGGGAGGAGATCAGCGTGGCCAAAGGTGATTTCTGGGTCGCGCCGGGTGGCGTTGAACATGGTATCATCGCCGGCCCGGAAGGAGCGGTCATTTTCGATATCTTCGCGCCGGCAAGACCGGAATATACCCGCCCGGGTTCAGGTTTTGGTTCAGGCGAGAAAAACGGATGA
- a CDS encoding P-II family nitrogen regulator → MKYIIAIVQPSRIEDIQRALSEIGVSGMTVSEVKGYGRQKGKTEIYRGAEYTIDFMPKIKVELAVEATLAAKVTEAITDVCKTGRIGDGKIFTFELSEAMRIRTGETGQAAL, encoded by the coding sequence ATGAAATACATCATTGCGATTGTTCAGCCCAGCCGGATCGAGGATATCCAGCGGGCACTCAGTGAAATTGGTGTTTCAGGCATGACCGTTTCCGAAGTCAAGGGGTACGGACGCCAGAAGGGAAAGACCGAAATCTACCGAGGCGCGGAATACACCATCGATTTCATGCCGAAAATCAAGGTTGAACTGGCTGTTGAAGCAACGCTCGCGGCCAAGGTCACCGAAGCGATCACCGATGTCTGCAAAACCGGACGTATCGGCGATGGCAAGATTTTCACCTTTGAGCTCAGCGAGGCCATGCGGATCCGGACAGGTGAAACTGGTCAGGCTGCTTTATAA
- a CDS encoding RraA family protein → MSVQRYTAGFTRLPEDVLASWKDIPSAIAGDSLNRQQVMAARIKPLAPGMRLVGQARCVDAVEGDNAAIHAAVSLLEPGEVLVINGGGFENRAVWGGILTALARRRKIAGVVLDGAVRDITELKEGDMPVFAVAASPAGPSKGWGGTIDGPIACGGVSVTPGDLIIGDEDGVVVVPLARHAEVLKTARERLKFEAGVLERLENGEDTTSIFGIPEITDLAP, encoded by the coding sequence ATGAGTGTTCAGCGATATACCGCAGGTTTTACGCGGCTTCCCGAAGACGTGCTGGCGTCCTGGAAGGATATTCCATCGGCCATAGCCGGTGACAGCCTGAACCGGCAGCAGGTCATGGCGGCCCGCATCAAGCCTCTTGCCCCGGGGATGCGACTGGTCGGGCAGGCAAGATGCGTCGATGCCGTCGAAGGAGACAATGCCGCCATCCATGCCGCGGTCTCATTGCTGGAGCCGGGGGAGGTGCTGGTGATCAACGGGGGAGGATTTGAAAACCGGGCTGTATGGGGCGGTATTCTCACGGCTCTCGCCCGGCGGCGCAAGATTGCGGGAGTCGTTCTTGACGGCGCGGTGCGTGACATTACCGAACTCAAAGAAGGGGATATGCCGGTTTTCGCTGTTGCGGCAAGCCCGGCTGGACCTTCCAAGGGCTGGGGCGGGACGATTGACGGGCCGATTGCCTGTGGTGGCGTTTCGGTCACCCCCGGAGACCTGATCATCGGTGACGAGGATGGTGTTGTGGTCGTGCCGCTGGCGCGTCATGCGGAGGTGCTGAAAACGGCAAGAGAGCGGCTGAAATTCGAGGCTGGCGTTCTTGAGCGGCTGGAAAACGGCGAGGACACGACGTCCATTTTCGGTATCCCCGAGATAACCGATCTTGCCCCGTGA
- a CDS encoding LysR family transcriptional regulator: protein MRALINLKYVETVGREGSIRKAAEKLAITSTALNRRILALEEELGYPLFERLPSGVRLNTAGEIFVDFVRRQFSDLERVRSQMADLAGMRRGHIRIISSPEALKTFLPEQLALYRDQYPQVTFEVKRAHGAEAETALTRIEADIALTMEPVQSPQFKVMATAPQKVHVLMAADHPLAGKSEMRLRDCIGYPVILPSKRNGIRQLIDLSLLITPLPLAVVGESDSLDFLHTYLEKEHALSFQVPIAVKAGGESRLRAIPLSERDVKHGVLHVGHLKDRVLSVAASKFLEQIITALAATFPETS, encoded by the coding sequence ATGCGGGCCTTGATCAATCTGAAATATGTTGAAACCGTCGGCCGCGAGGGATCTATCCGCAAAGCTGCGGAAAAGCTTGCGATTACGTCAACGGCGCTGAACCGCCGCATCCTCGCCCTTGAGGAAGAGCTTGGATACCCGCTTTTTGAGCGCCTGCCGTCAGGGGTAAGGCTGAACACGGCCGGCGAGATCTTCGTTGATTTTGTCCGCCGCCAGTTTTCCGATCTTGAACGCGTCAGATCCCAGATGGCGGATCTTGCCGGCATGCGCCGGGGTCATATCCGGATTATCAGCTCACCTGAAGCGCTGAAAACCTTTCTGCCGGAACAGCTCGCCCTTTATCGGGATCAATATCCGCAAGTCACGTTTGAGGTCAAACGCGCCCACGGAGCGGAAGCCGAAACCGCCCTCACCCGGATCGAAGCTGATATCGCGCTGACGATGGAACCTGTCCAATCACCGCAATTCAAGGTCATGGCAACGGCACCGCAGAAAGTCCATGTCCTGATGGCGGCAGATCATCCGCTTGCCGGGAAGAGTGAAATGCGCCTGCGGGACTGTATCGGATACCCGGTTATCCTGCCGTCAAAGAGGAACGGCATACGCCAGCTGATTGATCTCAGCCTGCTGATCACTCCCCTGCCCCTTGCCGTGGTCGGGGAAAGCGACAGCCTCGATTTTCTCCACACCTATCTTGAAAAGGAACATGCCCTGTCCTTTCAGGTTCCGATAGCGGTAAAGGCAGGCGGAGAAAGCAGGCTCCGCGCGATCCCCCTCAGCGAGCGGGATGTCAAACACGGGGTGCTGCATGTCGGGCATCTGAAGGACCGCGTTCTTTCGGTTGCGGCATCAAAATTTCTTGAACAGATCATCACCGCGCTTGCGGCAACCTTCCCTGAAACCTCCTGA
- a CDS encoding MFS transporter, with protein MVKLTQSETSSRLSLPVPVHSLGISQIAAYGLMFYVFALLKTPLAANAGVEESRILAALTGCLLIQAMVAPWVGSLVDRLGALWVMKHGFFLGALGMLILPMVSSFVWIVISMIPIGIAFAMTTYEIAFGAAVQMNEARARKNISYITFYGGVASSITWISVAPLLSNFGLEITCAVIAVILFAMGMRAGTLDRSINFGAGRQKSEVKPFRWSAMSREEKVALVTLAASSAFEYMVFAGTTLLWIKWFSQQFGPETGVLLASLYGPFQVVGRLLEMRFGHQFDARYTGVIAFAMIPFSILLAQSQSLILVMAGMMIFGMGHGILTVSFGYVTNMYFRAEVYGRAKGWITTPRALGNAIGPSVGGMLFLMGSAIYFKAMVVLSCLAGLVFLFLLTVRPGNIVKDDT; from the coding sequence TTGGTAAAATTGACCCAATCCGAGACTTCTTCAAGGCTTTCGCTGCCGGTGCCCGTGCATTCCCTGGGCATCAGCCAGATTGCCGCCTATGGGCTCATGTTCTATGTCTTTGCTCTCCTGAAGACGCCGCTTGCAGCCAATGCCGGGGTCGAGGAAAGCCGGATCCTCGCGGCGCTTACCGGATGCCTCCTGATACAGGCCATGGTGGCGCCGTGGGTCGGCTCTCTCGTGGACAGGCTCGGAGCATTATGGGTCATGAAACATGGCTTTTTCCTCGGGGCTTTAGGAATGCTTATCCTGCCGATGGTCTCCTCATTTGTCTGGATCGTGATCTCGATGATTCCCATCGGGATAGCCTTTGCCATGACGACCTATGAAATCGCCTTCGGGGCGGCGGTGCAGATGAACGAGGCCCGGGCGCGAAAGAATATCTCCTACATTACCTTCTATGGCGGAGTGGCAAGCTCGATCACCTGGATATCGGTGGCGCCATTGCTGTCAAATTTCGGGCTTGAGATCACCTGTGCGGTGATTGCGGTTATTCTTTTTGCCATGGGGATGCGGGCCGGTACCCTTGACCGTTCGATCAATTTCGGGGCCGGAAGGCAGAAAAGTGAGGTCAAGCCTTTCCGCTGGTCGGCCATGTCGCGTGAGGAAAAGGTTGCTCTGGTGACGCTCGCCGCATCCAGCGCCTTTGAATATATGGTGTTTGCCGGCACGACCCTGCTCTGGATCAAATGGTTCAGCCAGCAATTCGGGCCGGAGACAGGGGTTTTGCTCGCCAGTCTCTATGGGCCGTTTCAGGTGGTGGGGCGATTGCTGGAGATGCGGTTCGGGCATCAGTTCGACGCGCGCTACACCGGCGTTATCGCCTTTGCCATGATCCCGTTTTCGATATTGCTGGCGCAGAGCCAGAGCCTCATTCTGGTGATGGCGGGCATGATGATCTTCGGCATGGGGCATGGCATTCTGACGGTATCTTTCGGCTATGTGACCAATATGTATTTTCGGGCGGAGGTCTATGGCAGGGCAAAAGGCTGGATCACGACGCCTCGGGCGCTGGGCAATGCCATCGGCCCAAGTGTCGGCGGCATGCTGTTTCTCATGGGCAGCGCGATCTATTTCAAGGCGATGGTTGTTCTTTCCTGTCTTGCCGGACTGGTGTTTCTTTTCTTGCTGACGGTCAGGCCCGGAAATATCGTCAAAGACGACACGTGA
- the rfaD gene encoding ADP-glyceromanno-heptose 6-epimerase: MATFLVTGGAGFIGSNAARHLSSEGHDIVIADLFEKDDKWRNLHHLAPRDIITASQLPGWLASLDGGIDGIVHMGAVSATTERDINLIIETNFQLSKLVWQTATRLAIPLVYASSAAVYGDGKEGFSDDPELMPQLRPLNPYGWSKLVFDRWAVIEAEQGNAPPRWAGLRFFNVYGPGEGHKGSMRSLVHKSFFDISKGEPIRLFRDHAGRFGDGEQKRDFIYVRDCAAIIGWLLSSGTRNGIFNLGTGEARSWNDLARAVLALTPSPTSIEYIDMPEHLRAQYQDYTCSDQSSLKAAGWNGKPTSLEDGIADYISAHLLPGRVD, translated from the coding sequence ATGGCAACATTTCTGGTCACCGGCGGCGCAGGTTTTATCGGCAGCAATGCCGCCCGTCATCTTTCATCCGAAGGTCATGACATCGTGATTGCCGATCTGTTTGAAAAGGATGACAAGTGGCGCAATCTGCATCATCTCGCGCCCCGGGACATCATCACCGCAAGCCAGCTTCCAGGCTGGCTTGCGTCTCTTGATGGAGGTATTGACGGCATCGTCCATATGGGGGCCGTGTCGGCGACAACCGAGCGCGACATCAACCTCATCATTGAAACAAACTTCCAGCTTTCAAAACTTGTCTGGCAGACAGCAACCCGCCTTGCCATCCCGCTGGTCTACGCGTCATCGGCGGCGGTTTACGGGGATGGCAAGGAAGGCTTCAGCGATGATCCTGAACTGATGCCGCAGCTTCGGCCGCTCAACCCCTATGGCTGGTCAAAACTTGTATTTGATCGTTGGGCGGTGATTGAGGCTGAACAAGGCAATGCGCCGCCGCGCTGGGCAGGGTTGCGGTTTTTCAATGTCTACGGGCCGGGCGAAGGCCACAAGGGCAGCATGCGAAGCCTTGTCCACAAATCCTTTTTCGATATCAGCAAAGGTGAGCCCATCCGTCTTTTTCGTGATCATGCAGGCCGGTTTGGTGATGGTGAGCAGAAGCGCGACTTCATCTATGTTCGGGATTGCGCTGCGATCATCGGCTGGCTGTTGTCATCCGGCACCCGAAATGGGATTTTCAATCTCGGCACCGGCGAGGCACGGAGCTGGAACGATCTGGCAAGAGCGGTGCTGGCATTGACCCCGTCGCCGACGTCGATCGAATATATCGACATGCCGGAACATCTTCGCGCGCAGTATCAGGATTACACCTGTTCGGACCAGTCAAGCCTGAAGGCCGCGGGCTGGAACGGAAAACCCACCAGCCTCGAAGATGGCATCGCCGACTATATTTCAGCTCATCTGCTGCCCGGCAGGGTTGACTGA
- a CDS encoding xanthine dehydrogenase family protein molybdopterin-binding subunit, translated as MNLRFGIGQPVRRLEDASLLTGQGRYTDDHFPGQGLAVAFLRAPFAHARLTELDLSAARTAEGVHLVAGQADLDADQVGEIHCQHYVPWHDGRPMARTTKPPMVRDINRYAGDIVAMVVADTRQQARDAIELITMDFEPMEAVTDIYDALAETAPRLYPEYPGNLAFEWHAGRLEEARQALAEAEGEGRRIISVDVINNRILTNAMETRPMVAMPLEDGEDGLRIWTGSQGVVGLGEQIAAALNMERDQVHLLTDDVGGGFGFKIFLHPEQVCIAWAARKLGRMVRWQQDRSEAFISDLHGRDNRSVARAVVSDEGRIEALEVTVHANMGAWLSNFGVYIPTLSGSRTPTGVYDIQIAGLIVKGVMTNTPAVDAYRGAGRPEANYLMERLLDHIAHELGIDRFELRRRNMIKAEQIPYSMVLGGTIDSGDMPGLMEDALEKADWKGVETRRTEAAARGKKLGLGLSMYLEQCGGGEENDIELEFSHDGNLTVYASQHDNGQAHRTTLTQIVSHHLGYDVDKIHIVQGDSRRTPRGTTGGARMTAVLGSTLAEAAKTVIARASKDAADFLEVEGDDITFEDGVFSAPGTNRSISILEMVTERGQDGEPHPYSLKQSYATRGASYPYGCHIAEIEVDAATLVPEIVRYTVVDDFGVVLNPLTLEGQIHGGIAQGIGQALYEYLPYDEDGQLLAGSLMDYTLPRADHLPNFRIFTRNTPCRNNTLGVKGSGEAGAIGAPPAVISALCDALGIVHIDMPATPQAIWQRMQREN; from the coding sequence ATGAATCTGCGTTTTGGTATCGGCCAGCCTGTCCGCCGTCTTGAAGATGCATCTCTTCTCACTGGCCAGGGCCGGTACACGGATGATCATTTTCCGGGCCAGGGTCTTGCCGTTGCATTTCTTCGCGCGCCTTTTGCCCATGCGAGACTGACCGAACTTGACCTGAGCGCTGCCCGCACCGCCGAAGGGGTGCATCTGGTTGCAGGACAGGCGGATCTCGATGCCGATCAGGTGGGGGAAATCCACTGCCAGCATTATGTCCCCTGGCACGATGGCCGCCCCATGGCAAGGACGACGAAACCGCCGATGGTGCGCGATATCAATCGCTATGCCGGGGATATCGTGGCCATGGTGGTGGCCGATACCCGCCAGCAGGCACGCGATGCGATCGAGCTCATCACCATGGATTTTGAACCCATGGAGGCGGTGACCGATATCTATGATGCGCTTGCGGAAACCGCGCCCCGGCTTTACCCGGAATATCCCGGCAATCTTGCCTTTGAATGGCATGCCGGCCGCCTTGAAGAGGCGAGGCAGGCACTCGCCGAGGCCGAAGGTGAAGGCCGCCGCATCATCTCCGTCGACGTGATCAACAACCGGATCCTGACCAACGCCATGGAAACACGCCCCATGGTGGCCATGCCGCTTGAAGACGGCGAGGATGGGCTCCGGATCTGGACGGGATCGCAGGGCGTTGTCGGCTTGGGCGAACAGATCGCCGCCGCCCTGAACATGGAGCGTGATCAGGTCCATCTCCTGACCGATGATGTCGGCGGCGGCTTTGGTTTCAAGATATTTCTGCACCCGGAGCAGGTCTGCATCGCCTGGGCGGCCCGCAAACTCGGCCGGATGGTCCGCTGGCAGCAGGACCGCAGCGAAGCATTTATCTCTGATCTTCATGGCAGGGATAATCGTTCGGTTGCCCGGGCCGTTGTCAGCGATGAAGGCCGCATCGAGGCGCTTGAGGTCACGGTCCATGCCAATATGGGGGCCTGGCTGTCTAATTTCGGCGTCTATATCCCCACTCTTTCCGGCAGCCGGACCCCGACAGGCGTCTACGATATCCAGATCGCCGGGCTGATCGTCAAGGGCGTGATGACCAACACCCCGGCGGTTGATGCCTATCGCGGCGCTGGCCGGCCGGAGGCGAATTACCTGATGGAACGCCTGCTTGACCATATCGCGCATGAACTCGGGATAGACCGGTTTGAGCTGCGTCGCCGCAACATGATCAAGGCCGAACAGATCCCCTATTCCATGGTGCTTGGCGGCACCATCGATAGCGGCGATATGCCCGGACTTATGGAAGACGCACTTGAAAAAGCTGACTGGAAGGGGGTTGAAACGCGCCGCACCGAAGCCGCCGCTCGCGGCAAGAAACTCGGTCTTGGTCTTTCCATGTATCTGGAACAATGCGGCGGCGGTGAGGAAAACGACATTGAGCTTGAATTCAGCCATGACGGCAATCTTACCGTCTACGCCTCCCAGCACGATAACGGTCAGGCGCATCGCACGACCCTGACCCAGATCGTCTCGCATCATCTGGGCTATGACGTGGATAAAATTCACATCGTTCAGGGAGATTCGCGCCGCACCCCGCGGGGAACAACCGGTGGCGCCAGAATGACGGCGGTTCTTGGCTCAACTCTGGCCGAAGCCGCTAAAACCGTCATCGCCCGCGCCAGCAAGGATGCCGCCGATTTTCTCGAAGTCGAAGGCGACGACATCACTTTTGAAGATGGTGTTTTTTCGGCGCCGGGGACGAACCGGTCCATCTCCATCCTTGAGATGGTGACCGAAAGAGGTCAGGATGGCGAACCCCATCCCTATAGCCTCAAGCAGAGCTACGCCACCAGGGGGGCCAGCTATCCGTACGGGTGCCACATCGCTGAAATCGAGGTGGATGCGGCAACCCTTGTGCCTGAAATTGTGCGTTACACGGTGGTGGATGATTTCGGCGTCGTGCTCAATCCGCTGACCCTGGAAGGTCAGATCCATGGCGGCATCGCCCAGGGCATCGGCCAGGCGCTTTACGAATACCTGCCCTATGATGAAGATGGCCAGCTCCTCGCCGGATCCCTGATGGATTACACCCTTCCCCGGGCTGATCATCTCCCGAATTTCCGCATTTTCACCCGCAACACGCCTTGCCGAAACAACACGCTCGGGGTGAAGGGATCAGGCGAAGCCGGGGCGATTGGCGCACCGCCGGCTGTTATTTCAGCTCTCTGCGATGCGCTCGGGATCGTCCATATTGACATGCCGGCAACGCCCCAGGCCATCTGGCAGAGGATGCAGCGGGAAAACTGA
- a CDS encoding HU family DNA-binding protein, with the protein MNKNELIADVAARSGLSKADAAKAVDGIVGSIESALKAGDEVRIVGFGTFSVSARAATTGRNPRTGETISIPASKQPKFKAGAPLKQAVNN; encoded by the coding sequence GTGAACAAAAACGAACTTATTGCAGATGTTGCCGCTCGTTCTGGTCTTTCAAAAGCTGATGCCGCAAAAGCAGTTGATGGTATTGTTGGTTCCATCGAATCTGCCCTGAAGGCCGGTGATGAAGTGCGCATTGTTGGATTTGGTACTTTTTCAGTGAGCGCCCGTGCTGCCACGACAGGCCGTAACCCGCGCACCGGTGAAACGATTTCCATTCCTGCTTCAAAACAGCCGAAGTTCAAGGCAGGAGCTCCATTGAAGCAGGCTGTTAACAACTAA